In Candidatus Delongbacteria bacterium, the following proteins share a genomic window:
- a CDS encoding penicillin-binding protein 2, whose translation MASQVVQDVERNNSIKVINTRLCVFIILLGFSLFFAVYKLYDVQIVKHEYYSKLYHDQAVDSNKISAPRGIIYDRRGVVLAENSGELFKFGIRSSVVDDVNSFAEKISSITGETKNKYIERLDRSGFVYLEEAITSVTKEKIFESLTGKESSGVSFTSYRERIYPKGKLACHVLGYVDSKNRGKEGIEKTLDEHLTGVDGYEFARKSARNNITTSIFQNSTEPEAGDNVILTIDNKIQKIAQDELKKCVEKWKAKKASCIVADPKTGEILVMASYPDFDPNEPSDDAFARKNKTITDVYEPGSVMKSITAAMLINENLVKEDDYFFCSNSGIKIAGATIRDSHHNKIENMSFKSVLAQSSNVGTVSASMRITEDKFFTYLRSFGFGNRTNINITGESEGILPRVSSWSALSKPTMSFGQGISSTILQVTMAYCVLANGGNLLEPQIVKAFLHSDDSKEIVSPRIIRRDIITPETAMRVRKMLTEVVTDEGTAKEAFVEGLHVCGKTGTSQKVVDGRYSDKYYDASFVGMFPYEDPKYVITVVVDSPLPVHYGGKVAGPVFNKIATAIQDFYGIDREYKEVKSVIPDLNLKRIKTEKAINRLNDMNFSYRIEGNGEFIIDQKIIKSDDSSKKDIYVLITGDEQRYIAGNIDEEVNAIGMSLSDGYAKVISKTGGKIIAIGSGNIVKQSFSNDAVPVCTLYCKTNEQLIMDALNETSKNIR comes from the coding sequence ATGGCATCGCAAGTTGTACAAGACGTCGAAAGAAATAATTCTATTAAAGTAATCAACACAAGGCTTTGTGTTTTTATTATTTTATTGGGATTTTCACTATTTTTTGCAGTGTACAAACTATACGATGTTCAAATTGTTAAGCATGAGTACTATTCAAAATTGTACCATGATCAAGCTGTTGACAGTAATAAAATTTCTGCTCCTAGGGGCATTATCTATGATAGAAGGGGAGTTGTTCTAGCTGAAAACAGTGGAGAACTTTTTAAGTTTGGTATCAGATCTTCAGTAGTAGATGATGTTAATTCTTTTGCTGAAAAGATCAGTTCAATTACCGGGGAAACTAAGAATAAATATATTGAGAGATTGGACAGATCTGGATTTGTTTATCTTGAGGAAGCCATAACCTCAGTAACTAAAGAGAAAATTTTTGAGTCTCTGACAGGTAAAGAAAGCAGTGGGGTTAGCTTTACATCATACAGGGAAAGAATTTATCCGAAAGGTAAACTTGCTTGCCATGTGTTGGGTTATGTCGATTCTAAAAACAGAGGAAAAGAGGGTATTGAAAAGACCCTAGATGAACATCTAACAGGTGTTGATGGCTATGAATTTGCGAGAAAATCTGCAAGAAACAATATTACGACATCTATTTTCCAAAATTCAACTGAACCAGAAGCTGGTGATAATGTAATTTTAACAATTGATAATAAAATTCAAAAAATAGCTCAGGATGAGTTGAAAAAATGTGTTGAAAAGTGGAAAGCAAAAAAAGCCTCTTGTATTGTAGCTGATCCAAAAACAGGTGAGATTCTTGTGATGGCAAGTTATCCCGATTTTGACCCTAACGAACCATCTGATGATGCTTTTGCAAGGAAAAATAAAACAATTACAGACGTTTATGAACCAGGCTCGGTTATGAAGTCAATAACTGCAGCTATGCTTATAAATGAGAACCTTGTTAAAGAAGATGATTATTTTTTCTGCAGTAATTCCGGAATTAAAATAGCTGGAGCGACAATTCGTGATTCCCATCACAATAAAATTGAAAATATGTCTTTTAAATCTGTTCTTGCTCAATCCAGTAATGTAGGAACAGTGTCTGCTTCAATGAGAATTACTGAAGATAAATTTTTTACATATCTTAGATCATTTGGTTTTGGAAACAGAACAAATATCAATATTACTGGGGAGTCTGAAGGAATTTTACCAAGAGTTTCTTCATGGTCCGCATTATCGAAACCAACTATGAGTTTTGGGCAAGGTATTTCTTCAACAATTCTTCAGGTGACAATGGCTTATTGTGTTTTAGCAAATGGTGGAAATCTTCTAGAACCTCAAATTGTTAAGGCTTTTCTTCATAGTGATGATTCAAAAGAGATTGTTTCTCCAAGAATTATTAGACGAGACATTATCACTCCAGAAACCGCTATGAGAGTAAGAAAAATGCTGACGGAAGTTGTTACTGATGAAGGAACTGCTAAAGAAGCTTTTGTAGAAGGTCTTCATGTTTGTGGCAAAACTGGTACATCACAAAAGGTAGTTGATGGAAGATATTCTGATAAATATTATGACGCATCTTTCGTTGGAATGTTCCCATACGAAGATCCTAAATATGTGATTACCGTGGTGGTAGATTCTCCACTACCTGTTCACTATGGAGGTAAAGTAGCAGGTCCGGTATTCAATAAAATTGCTACAGCAATACAGGATTTTTATGGAATTGACAGAGAATATAAAGAGGTCAAATCAGTGATTCCTGATTTGAATCTCAAGAGAATAAAAACCGAAAAAGCAATTAACAGACTTAATGATATGAATTTTAGTTACAGAATTGAAGGTAATGGCGAATTTATAATAGATCAAAAAATTATAAAAAGTGATGATAGCTCAAAAAAAGATATCTACGTCTTAATCACAGGAGATGAGCAACGTTACATAGCAGGAAATATTGATGAAGAGGTTAATGCAATTGGCATGAGCTTAAGTGATGGGTATGCTAAAGTAATTTCAAAAACTGGCGGTAAAATTATTGCTATTGGAAGTGGAAATATTGTAAAGCAAAGCTTTTCAAATGATGCAGTTCCTGTTTGCACTCTTTACTGTAAAACCAATGAACAATTAATTATGGATGCCTTGAATGAGACTTCAAAAAATATTAGATAA
- a CDS encoding UDP-N-acetylmuramoyl-tripeptide--D-alanyl-D-alanine ligase, translated as MFKVEDLRNIENLQFSNLCGNEIISGAAIDSRKVSKGSIYFALRGRNFDGHQFVESAIRNGAVLAVVENDFPESSLPHIRTDNVIAAMGKIAQAYRKFIKGTVIGITGSNGKTTTKEMIFSVLSKKYKVSKTLGNLNNYQGLPLTLLNTPLDCEYAVIEIGTNSPGEIKYLSDILNPDIALITNIGDSHLEKLVNRFGVLDEKLEIFRNCSNNNGTVFINRGDELLAKLITKYGKTINYGTTPKCDFIFQNAEIDENGYAILEINDSIFNLNSIGITSSLNARAAYSVCKYLGVDDEIIAMGLKEFSSEGNRLRKIKILNCDIILDCYNANPSSMKASLDGFSKIKGSKSLIIGDMKELGMESKRLHETLFDDLKLSNFDTIILIGDEMRALHERHRESTFWFRSKLEAKVKVDFVIKNSEHLLVKASRSMELETLISEFAGEIVV; from the coding sequence ATGTTTAAAGTAGAAGATCTAAGAAATATTGAAAATCTACAATTTTCAAACCTATGCGGAAATGAAATTATTAGTGGTGCTGCTATTGACTCTAGAAAAGTGTCAAAAGGATCTATCTATTTTGCCTTGAGAGGCAGAAATTTTGATGGTCATCAATTTGTTGAATCAGCAATTAGAAATGGTGCTGTCCTAGCAGTTGTTGAAAATGATTTTCCGGAAAGTTCCCTTCCTCACATACGTACAGATAATGTGATTGCTGCGATGGGAAAGATAGCTCAAGCATACAGAAAATTTATCAAGGGTACAGTAATTGGCATCACCGGTTCGAATGGTAAAACAACAACAAAAGAGATGATTTTCTCCGTTCTTTCAAAAAAGTATAAAGTGTCTAAAACATTGGGAAATCTAAATAATTATCAAGGGCTTCCTCTTACACTTTTGAATACTCCACTAGATTGTGAATATGCTGTTATTGAAATTGGTACTAACTCACCTGGTGAGATCAAATATTTATCTGATATTTTAAATCCTGATATTGCTTTGATTACAAACATTGGTGATTCTCATCTTGAAAAGCTGGTCAATCGTTTTGGTGTTCTTGATGAAAAGCTTGAGATTTTCAGAAATTGTTCCAATAATAATGGTACTGTTTTTATCAATCGTGGAGATGAATTACTGGCTAAGCTTATCACTAAGTATGGCAAGACAATAAATTATGGAACTACTCCCAAATGTGATTTTATCTTTCAAAATGCTGAAATTGATGAAAATGGATATGCAATTTTGGAAATCAATGATTCTATTTTCAATTTAAACTCTATCGGGATTACAAGCTCATTAAACGCTAGAGCGGCTTATTCAGTTTGTAAATATCTGGGTGTTGATGATGAGATCATTGCTATGGGTTTAAAAGAGTTTAGTTCTGAAGGCAACAGACTAAGAAAAATTAAAATATTAAATTGTGATATAATACTTGATTGTTACAACGCGAATCCAAGTTCCATGAAAGCATCATTAGATGGTTTTTCTAAAATCAAAGGTAGTAAATCTTTGATTATTGGAGATATGAAAGAACTTGGCATGGAAAGTAAGCGGTTACATGAGACTCTGTTTGATGACCTAAAATTGAGTAATTTTGATACAATAATTCTTATTGGCGATGAAATGAGAGCATTACACGAAAGACACAGAGAATCTACATTCTGGTTTAGGTCAAAATTAGAAGCTAAGGTAAAGGTGGATTTTGTGATAAAAAATTCTGAACATCTACTTGTTAAAGCTTCTAGATCTATGGAGTTGGAAACTCTTATATCTGAATTTGCAGGAGAAATAGTTGTATAA
- a CDS encoding UDP-N-acetylmuramoyl-L-alanyl-D-glutamate--2,6-diaminopimelate ligase has translation MRLQKILDKIKYSDIVNFEDKEIFGASNNSSQIQENFIFFAVKGSTFDGIRFIDDAVKNGSRVVFHESDIQNFVNNVTYVRVPNLRSFETTVSSEIFDNPQKKLKFIGITGTNGKTSTAYIIWKALNKSGRKCGLIGTVLYHDGKKEFTPTHTTPDSFVLNKYFSSMVDNGCEFCVMEVSSHSLVMNRVDHIKFDISLFTNLTQDHLDFHKSMEEYGKAKSILFDSLTKDNGSIVYDCKSSNLNLVISEDKSNHFIINRDEFLKIENYKQTRNGIEITFSGKLNFTLKSNLFGLFQVNNISLGVSVLYLLNYSEKEIASLVNTTTSIPGRMEKCDLNNPLVFIDYAHTPDALDKLLNSVKDIPHGKIISVFGCGGNRDRLKRPLMGKIASENSDITIITSDNPRNENPEEIIDEIFTGISNNFETIRESDRKKAIQLAIKLARPDDLIVIAGKGHENYQEIKGVKYPFSDKEIVEELCLK, from the coding sequence ATGAGACTTCAAAAAATATTAGATAAAATCAAATATTCTGATATTGTGAATTTTGAGGATAAAGAGATTTTTGGAGCTTCAAATAACTCATCTCAAATTCAGGAAAATTTCATATTCTTTGCTGTAAAAGGTTCAACTTTTGACGGTATTAGATTTATCGACGATGCTGTTAAAAATGGTTCAAGAGTTGTTTTTCATGAGAGTGATATTCAAAATTTTGTAAACAATGTTACCTACGTAAGAGTTCCGAATCTGAGATCCTTTGAAACAACAGTCTCTTCAGAAATTTTTGATAATCCACAGAAAAAGCTAAAGTTTATTGGTATTACCGGTACAAATGGGAAAACTTCTACGGCGTATATTATTTGGAAGGCATTGAACAAAAGTGGTAGGAAATGTGGGCTTATCGGAACTGTTTTATATCATGATGGTAAGAAGGAATTCACTCCTACTCATACAACTCCTGATTCATTTGTTTTAAATAAGTATTTCTCAAGTATGGTAGATAATGGATGCGAATTTTGTGTAATGGAAGTTTCATCACATAGCCTCGTTATGAATAGAGTTGATCATATAAAATTTGATATTTCACTTTTTACAAATCTTACTCAGGATCATCTTGACTTTCATAAATCCATGGAAGAATATGGAAAGGCAAAGTCAATTCTTTTCGATTCTTTGACTAAAGATAATGGATCAATTGTTTACGATTGTAAAAGCTCTAACTTAAACTTAGTGATTTCAGAGGATAAGAGTAATCATTTCATTATAAACAGAGATGAATTCCTAAAAATCGAGAATTATAAACAAACTCGTAATGGAATAGAGATTACATTTAGTGGAAAATTGAATTTCACTTTAAAGAGTAATCTTTTTGGACTTTTTCAGGTAAACAATATCTCATTAGGTGTTTCAGTTTTGTATTTATTGAATTATTCAGAAAAAGAGATTGCTAGTTTAGTAAATACTACTACTTCAATTCCTGGAAGAATGGAAAAGTGTGATCTGAATAATCCTTTGGTTTTCATTGACTATGCTCATACTCCGGATGCTTTAGATAAACTTCTTAATAGCGTCAAAGATATACCACATGGAAAAATAATTTCGGTGTTTGGTTGTGGTGGTAATAGAGATAGATTGAAAAGACCCTTAATGGGAAAAATAGCTTCTGAAAATTCTGATATTACTATCATTACATCAGATAATCCTCGAAACGAAAACCCTGAAGAGATTATTGATGAGATATTTACTGGAATATCAAATAATTTCGAGACTATTAGAGAGTCTGACAGAAAAAAAGCGATTCAACTTGCTATAAAACTAGCTCGTCCTGACGATCTGATAGTGATCGCAGGAAAGGGTCATGAAAATTATCAGGAGATTAAAGGTGTGAAATATCCTTTTTCAGATAAGGAAATTGTGGAAGAACTATGTTTAAAGTAG
- the rsmH gene encoding 16S rRNA (cytosine(1402)-N(4))-methyltransferase RsmH: MPVMAKEVLLLLEPKENKKILDCTLGGGGHTRLFLDAIGENGLVVGIDRDIEAINRNKDLENLPNFKMYNIPFDEVLKIDLINFGLKFDGVLLDLGVSSRQLDSAIRGFTFRDDARLDMRMGEGSDFDAEYVVNNYTFDDLVKIFKEYGEEKFSKKIASRIISQREKEPIKSTNQLKNIVESCVPGKHSLKSVARIFQAIRIDVNDELGQLKRFLDFVLEILNPGGRVAVIAYHSLEDRIVKNFINEGEKECVCPKEFPVCICNKVKILKKITRKALEPTEEEIKLNSRARSAKMRVFEKV, encoded by the coding sequence GTGCCTGTAATGGCAAAGGAAGTCCTGTTGCTTCTTGAGCCTAAAGAAAATAAGAAAATACTGGACTGTACACTTGGTGGTGGAGGTCACACAAGACTATTTCTGGATGCAATCGGAGAGAATGGCTTGGTGGTAGGGATTGATAGAGATATTGAGGCTATAAACAGAAATAAAGATTTGGAAAACCTTCCAAATTTCAAAATGTATAATATACCTTTTGATGAAGTTTTGAAGATTGATCTAATCAATTTTGGTTTAAAATTTGATGGGGTCTTGCTTGATCTTGGAGTTTCTTCAAGGCAATTGGATTCTGCCATAAGAGGATTTACATTCCGTGATGACGCTAGATTAGATATGAGGATGGGGGAGGGCTCTGATTTTGATGCTGAATACGTAGTCAATAATTATACTTTCGATGATCTCGTGAAAATATTTAAGGAATACGGAGAAGAGAAATTTTCAAAAAAAATAGCATCTAGAATAATCAGTCAGCGAGAAAAAGAGCCTATTAAATCAACAAATCAATTAAAAAACATAGTTGAAAGCTGTGTTCCAGGAAAGCACTCCTTAAAATCGGTGGCAAGAATATTTCAAGCTATTCGCATAGACGTAAACGACGAACTTGGACAATTAAAAAGGTTTCTAGATTTTGTACTGGAAATTTTAAATCCGGGTGGAAGAGTTGCTGTGATTGCTTATCATTCTCTAGAAGATAGAATTGTTAAGAATTTTATCAATGAAGGCGAGAAAGAGTGTGTTTGTCCTAAAGAATTTCCTGTTTGTATCTGTAATAAAGTTAAAATATTGAAAAAAATTACAAGAAAAGCCTTAGAGCCAACCGAAGAAGAGATAAAACTCAATTCCAGAGCTAGAAGTGCCAAAATGAGAGTATTTGAAAAGGTTTGA
- a CDS encoding carboxypeptidase regulatory-like domain-containing protein yields MKQIIITITLATILIVSFLSYLNHQQEVKKAKEFEMKYRPKSALSEVVKGIIKDDNGVPLKNVRLILKGSDIHITNTDEDGMYFIPNIEEGDYEITCMMEGSNDGISKKVHIRNGMNNKHNFIYYGSTNSGFAHTKLGF; encoded by the coding sequence ATGAAACAGATAATAATCACCATAACTCTAGCAACTATTCTGATTGTGTCATTTTTATCATATTTGAACCATCAGCAAGAAGTAAAAAAAGCGAAAGAGTTTGAGATGAAATATCGCCCAAAAAGTGCACTTTCCGAAGTCGTGAAAGGAATTATTAAGGATGATAATGGGGTTCCTTTAAAAAACGTACGACTGATTCTTAAAGGTAGTGACATTCATATCACAAACACTGATGAAGATGGAATGTATTTCATTCCAAATATTGAAGAAGGTGATTATGAAATTACGTGCATGATGGAAGGTAGTAATGATGGAATATCAAAAAAAGTTCATATAAGAAATGGGATGAACAACAAGCATAACTTCATTTATTACGGTTCAACAAATTCTGGGTTTGCTCACACTAAATTGGGGTTCTGA